In the genome of Deltaproteobacteria bacterium, the window GCTGAAGCGGACTGCTCAGGATGGCAACAAAAATTTCTCGCGCCAACACCGGTTGCAACAATCGCGCAGTCTGCCGCCCAGATTCAGTAAGCGGCAAATCGGTAACACCGGTGTGCTTGCCGGCGCGACTCCATTCGGTTTCACCGTGGCGAATCAAATAAATTTTTTGCGCTTCAGCCATCGTTCAATCGGAGATTTTTTTGCGTCCCTTTGCGTTTTTTGCGGCCAATCCCTTCGACTGATTATTTTGCGCTGCCAACTTTCTCGCGGAGAAATGCTTGCCAATCGCCGGCGACTTTGTCTTTCAGCTCCCGGCTGTGGCCGCTCGATTTGGGAAATTTTTCGCTCCACTCATACGGCCGCGTCGCGTCGATGATGGCGCGCGAGTTGAAGCCTTTTTCATCGACGGGAATGCGCGGATCGAGCGGGCCGCTCCAACAGCGGCGGAGAATTTGGATGGAATCCACCGGATCGGAGCGCGAGCTGATCGCCCAGATCACTTCTTCGCTATTGGTGATGTCAATGTCTTCGTCGACGACGATCACATAGCGGCCGAGATAAGCGCCCGAGCGGCACTGGCTGGCGATCATCGCGGCTTGGCGCGCGTGGCCCGGATAGCGCTGCTTGATGGCAAGCACCGTCATGAAGCGGCCGCCCGATGGATGGGACCACACCGCTTGCACGTCGGGCACGCCGGCTTCGTCGAGCGAGTTCCAGATCAAAGCTGAGAGCATCAACGAGAAATGCAGATTGTCGCCGCTCGACGGTTTGAGCAATGGAAAGCCGCACAGGATCGGATCGTTGCGATGATAGACCGCTTTGACGCGAATCACCGGCACGGCGGGTTGGTTACTAGCGTAATAACCGGTCCACTCACCGAACGGACCTTCGGGCATGAAATCGTTGGGCGCCACTTCGCCTTCGATGGCGATCTCGGCGTCGGCGGGAATCGGCAATCCCGTGAGCGGCCCTTCGACGATATCGTGCGGCCGACCGAGGATGCCGCCGGCATAGGCGTATTCGTTCACGCGGTACGGCACGTCTGTGGACGCGACGAGAAAATTGATCGGGTGATGGCCGAAAGAAACCGCGATGGGCAGAGGTTTTCCGTCGGCGTGAGATTTGTCGCGATGCACGCGGCCATGCTTGCCCGGCGACATGTGGAGTCCCATGTGATCGCGGCCGTGAATCATGATCCGATAGGTGCCGACGTTGACCCAGTTCTCTTCCGGATCGCGGGTGACGACTAAATCGTCGGTGCCGATGTAGCGGCCGCCATCGAGTTCATGCCACTTCGGCACGGGAAATTTGAATAGATCGATGTCGGCGCCTTTCTGAACGTTCTCAAACAGCGGCGCGCTTTTGACCCAGCGCGGTTCAATCGGTTGAATCGATTTCACCCGCTTGCGCCACTGCTGCACGAAATCGAAGGGTGCCAGTTTCGGATCCATGCCCATGGTCAGCGCGAGGCGCTGCAAGGACGACAATAGATTCACCGCCACTCGATGACCGGCCGGATACTCTTTGATCTTGTCGAAAACGATCGCCGGCCGGGTCTTCGAGCGCTCGTTGATCAGTTCGGTCAGCGCCGACAGCTCCAAGTTCCAATGGGCGTCGTTGACGGTCATCAACTGGCCGAGTTTGTCTACATCATCGAGCCATGTGCGTAGGTCTGCCATATTCACCTTTCAGTTCGTTCGCTGAGTGTGCACAAACATTGAAACCCCTCGATACAGCCCTTCGGGCTTACTCGGGGAATCGGAACGATTAACTGCCGATTTCCCGAGTAGCGGCCGCAGGTCGCGTATCGAGGGATTGCTAATTTTTCTGCGCCGCCGGCACCGCCGGCACGGACATCGATCGCAACGACACTTCCGGTTCTTCGCGATAGTGTCCGAAGGCGCTGACGATGGGCGAATCGTTGACCGAAAAAAGTAACGCCTCTTCGCTCTTCGAACGATTGACATGTTCATGCCACGCCCAGTTGGGCACGGCGAAACAATCGTTTTTGGTCCATTCCAGCGCTTTGTCGCCGACGATCGTCGTGCCTTCACCGCCGACGACGAAGTAAACCGCGCTCGAAGTGTGGCGATGTTTCTTGGTGTGTTCGCCAGGACGAAGCAGTTGAATCCAGCAGCTGAGCGTCGGCAACGTCGGACCGCCGGTCATCGGATTGACATATTCCAGGGCGATTCCGTCGTATAGACTGCCTGGCTGGTCCGCTAACGCGCGCAGTTGCGGTTCGATTTCTTTCCACGCATAGCGCAGCGGTAGATTTTCTTTTTGTGAATTTTCCCAAACCGGACGCACCATACCGACGCGTTGCTGCAAATGTTCGCTCGCTTTTTTCCGCACCGCTTGCACTTTATCGCCGGGATAGGGTTCGTAAAATGGCTGATTGAGCCCGAGCATGAACGGCACGTCAAGCACATCGACCCACATGGCGGTTTCCTTCGTCGGGTTCTGATGATCGTGCCAAGTCCACTGCG includes:
- a CDS encoding UbiD family decarboxylase → MADLRTWLDDVDKLGQLMTVNDAHWNLELSALTELINERSKTRPAIVFDKIKEYPAGHRVAVNLLSSLQRLALTMGMDPKLAPFDFVQQWRKRVKSIQPIEPRWVKSAPLFENVQKGADIDLFKFPVPKWHELDGGRYIGTDDLVVTRDPEENWVNVGTYRIMIHGRDHMGLHMSPGKHGRVHRDKSHADGKPLPIAVSFGHHPINFLVASTDVPYRVNEYAYAGGILGRPHDIVEGPLTGLPIPADAEIAIEGEVAPNDFMPEGPFGEWTGYYASNQPAVPVIRVKAVYHRNDPILCGFPLLKPSSGDNLHFSLMLSALIWNSLDEAGVPDVQAVWSHPSGGRFMTVLAIKQRYPGHARQAAMIASQCRSGAYLGRYVIVVDEDIDITNSEEVIWAISSRSDPVDSIQILRRCWSGPLDPRIPVDEKGFNSRAIIDATRPYEWSEKFPKSSGHSRELKDKVAGDWQAFLREKVGSAK
- a CDS encoding cupin domain-containing protein, whose product is MANSQTKKTLQQFDDELKQLYMTGQWTYESLLTACIGGPKPRGEAYIWPWKMVGEKLVEACDVLEESVTARRSILFNNPGVPMGGTTHTLLMGIQMIKPGEIAWAHRHTLAAVRFIAKGDGKVFTVVNGEKCPMEVNDLILTPQWTWHDHQNPTKETAMWVDVLDVPFMLGLNQPFYEPYPGDKVQAVRKKASEHLQQRVGMVRPVWENSQKENLPLRYAWKEIEPQLRALADQPGSLYDGIALEYVNPMTGGPTLPTLSCWIQLLRPGEHTKKHRHTSSAVYFVVGGEGTTIVGDKALEWTKNDCFAVPNWAWHEHVNRSKSEEALLFSVNDSPIVSAFGHYREEPEVSLRSMSVPAVPAAQKN